The genomic stretch TCGATCAGGACCTTGGCAACCACGCCCAGGCTGGTCAGGGAAAGAACTCCCGCCAGAGCCAAGGCACCGCTGAAGTCGAGACCCAGCCCGAAGTCGAAGAGGAGGTCAGACGTGACCAACAGGGACACGACGAGCGGAATGATGACGGAAATCACCGCCGCCACAAAGAAGCGACGGTGGATGGACGCCATGAACGCCGAGACGTCGAGCTCCTCCAAACCGATAAGGAAGAAGTAGAGAAAGATGCCGATGCTCAGCAGGACGTGCAGATAGTCATTGAGATGGACGACGCCCAGGATTGGCCCGAGAAGTATCCCCGTGGCCGTGTACGCGACGATCGAGTTCAACCGGAAGCGCTGCAGAAGGCCTTCTGCGAGCTTGGCGACGACGATGAGCAACCCGGTGGAAAGCAGCGCGTCCTGCAGCATATCCGCTCCGCGGTCGGCGGGAGTACGGGTGCGGTTCCTGAAGAAATCAACGATGCGCCGCACCCCGCGGCCGACCCCGACGCAAATCTATGACGATTTCGTCGAGCCGCGCAACCCCTCCAGGGCAGTCAGGCCGGCGCCAGCCCCAAGCGCTCATCGCGCCGGCGCAACAGGACGATGAAGGGCAAGGCGAGCAGCACCATCCAGGACTTGCCGACGACCTGCCCCACGAGGAAATCGAGGCTGCCGAACGCCAGGTAGAGGAACAGAATGCTATCGACGATGAGACCCACGACGCTGCTGGCGACAACCGCGAGCAGCAGCCGGCGTCTCTGCAACGGCGTGTAAACCGCGAGGTCCGCGCCCTCCGAAAACAGGAAGGCCGTGCCGGAGGCCATCACCAGGGCCGGGGGCGCGACCAGCGCGGAAAGACCCGCCCCCACCACCACCGCCACGACCGCCCATCTCACCCCGATGCGCCGCTGCACCAGGTCGCGCAGGACGAACGCCAACCCGATGGTCACCACCCCGCTGGGTGCCATGATCCCCGGCGCCACCGGGATCAGGCAGGGAGCGTCCGGCGGGCACACCGTCCCCACGTTGCCGATGAGCCAGTTGGCCGCCGGGATGCACAACCCGAAACCGATGAGGAAAAGGACCCCTTCCGTACGTCTTCGACGTTCGACTCCCATGTTGGACAATGCCTATGCCTCCTGCTTGCGCACGTTCCAGTGTTCTGCGTCGCCCTCCCCCGGAGCCGGGATCCGTGTCGGATTTGTTTGCACTATCCCTGCCACATGACGACACGCCGTCCGAGGGCGAAATAGAGGATAATCAGCGGCACCACCAGGAGCAGCGCCACGAGCGAGACGGCGGCCGCTTGGTTCAGTTCACCGTCTCCCCAGATGGCCCAGATGTAGACCGGCAGCGTGGTGTTGTCACGGGTCACCAGCAAGGCGGCCATGGTCAACTCGCTGTAGGCGAGAAGCGCCATCCAGAGCCAGGCGTAGAGCAGGGTCGGAGCGAGCAGCGGCCGCAGAATGCGCCAAAAGACGGTCATGGGCTCGAGTCCGGAGACGGCGCCTGCCTCGTCGAGCTCCTTGTGGATCTGCAACAGCGAGGAGTTGTACATCCTCGTGGCGAAGGGTATCCGGGCGACGACGTTCACCAGGACGATGATGGAGATGGTGCCGTAGAAGGGGACGTAGGGCGGCAACCAGAACAGCGCGATGAAGAGCGCGCCCACCGCGAAGATCATGTTCGGTATGACGTGGGGCAGGAAGGACACGACGTCGAACAGCCCGGAAACCCGGCTCCTGCGCCTGACGATGTTCCAGGAAAGCGCCACCCCCACCAGGGTCGCCAGCGTCGGCACCGCCAGCGTCAGCACCGCGGAGTTTCGCAGCGCGGACCAGAACGTGGCCCACGGTAT from Deltaproteobacteria bacterium encodes the following:
- a CDS encoding VUT family protein, with translation MGVERRRRTEGVLFLIGFGLCIPAANWLIGNVGTVCPPDAPCLIPVAPGIMAPSGVVTIGLAFVLRDLVQRRIGVRWAVVAVVVGAGLSALVAPPALVMASGTAFLFSEGADLAVYTPLQRRRLLLAVVASSVVGLIVDSILFLYLAFGSLDFLVGQVVGKSWMVLLALPFIVLLRRRDERLGLAPA